The proteins below are encoded in one region of Flammeovirga kamogawensis:
- a CDS encoding transposase translates to MNEDQEYQYTKRTQKDYSYSFKLQVVDEVERGEIGITAARLKYGIQGHGTIRTWIRKYGNLDWDNKSDLKMGKTPEQKLLELEQKVLLLEKQKASLEKQLYVTDKKAIFFDMMIDIAEDEFNIPIRKKSLPKQLTNSKKKKK, encoded by the coding sequence ATGAATGAAGATCAAGAATATCAGTACACTAAACGTACACAAAAAGATTACAGCTACTCTTTTAAATTACAAGTTGTAGATGAAGTGGAACGAGGGGAAATAGGTATAACGGCAGCAAGACTTAAATATGGAATACAAGGTCATGGTACCATCCGTACTTGGATAAGAAAGTATGGTAATTTAGATTGGGATAATAAATCTGATTTAAAAATGGGAAAGACACCAGAACAAAAATTATTGGAGCTAGAACAAAAGGTTCTATTATTAGAGAAGCAAAAAGCTTCTTTAGAAAAACAACTCTACGTAACAGATAAAAAAGCAATTTTCTTTGATATGATGATCGATATTGCTGAGGATGAGTTTAATATTCCTATTAGAAAAAAGTCTTTACCCAAGCAGTTGACCAATTCAAAAAAGAAGAAAAAATAG
- a CDS encoding IS3 family transposase has translation MLGLNRQIYYRSKRKVKKNNSIASKVVDLVKRIRLKQTKIGTRKLYQLLLPELQLLNVGRDKLFDIMRANRLDIKPKKQYHVTTNSHHRFKKHKNLIEHLEINRPEQVLVSDITYIGERSNPMYLSLVTDAYSKKIMGLNVSDSLNANGAIAALKEALKNRNYVDLPMIHHSDRGLQYCSHEYQRHLQENKVLCSMTESYDPYQNAVAERINGILKQEFILGIKINDLDLMNKFIRESVYIYNNERPHWSNYMKTPVEMHQQSEIKMRTYKSKNSTESTLDAINI, from the coding sequence TTGCTTGGGTTAAATCGACAAATTTATTATCGTTCGAAAAGGAAAGTAAAAAAGAATAATAGTATTGCATCTAAAGTAGTAGACTTAGTGAAAAGAATTCGTTTGAAGCAAACTAAAATAGGGACAAGGAAATTATATCAATTACTTCTTCCTGAATTGCAATTACTAAATGTAGGTAGAGATAAGCTTTTTGATATCATGAGGGCTAATCGACTCGATATCAAGCCTAAAAAACAATATCATGTCACTACAAATTCTCATCACAGGTTTAAAAAGCATAAAAACCTTATTGAGCATTTGGAAATAAATAGACCTGAACAAGTATTAGTTTCTGATATAACTTACATAGGTGAGCGAAGTAACCCAATGTATCTATCCTTAGTAACAGATGCCTATTCTAAGAAAATAATGGGGTTAAATGTATCAGATAGTTTGAATGCAAATGGAGCTATTGCAGCATTAAAAGAAGCACTGAAAAATAGAAACTATGTTGATTTACCAATGATACACCATTCAGATAGAGGATTACAATATTGTAGTCACGAGTATCAACGACATCTTCAGGAAAATAAAGTATTGTGCTCGATGACGGAATCTTACGATCCTTATCAAAATGCGGTAGCAGAAAGAATAAACGGAATTCTTAAGCAAGAATTTATTTTAGGAATAAAAATTAATGATCTCGATTTAATGAATAAATTTATTAGAGAATCTGTATATATTTACAATAATGAAAGGCCTCATTGGAGTAATTATATGAAGACACCTGTTGAGATGCATCAGCAAAGTGAAATAAAAATGAGAACTTATAAAAGTAAAAATAGCACCGAGTCTACACTCGATGCTATCAATATATAA
- a CDS encoding cellulase family glycosylhydrolase, with the protein MIKILQLLTFCLLLSVSAFSQGFLRTDGTKIINDDGEYILRGIGTGNWLIQEGYMMQSTSAGVNTHTQFHDKLVETMGQENTDKFYDTWIENHFRKTDLDSMKTWGFNSVRVALHYKWFTLPIEEEDTLANGELTNTWINKGFEVTDSLLSWCAQNEMYLILDMHGAPGGQGKDANISDYDTDLPSLWESENNKKKLENLWIKLADRYKDSPWIAGYDLFNEPNWAFTDKSSPNGCGCENNDPIWELHERLINAVRTVDKNHIVFISGNCWGNNYESLSKHSLKDADDNMVITFHKYWNNNNSDVLNGWLKMREEYGLPLWMSESGENSNTWFSDSIMLYEKNKIGWSWWPVKKSRTNNILKVVTPASYSALITSWENKAPLSKEETFAAVMDYAESHKTENCVIAPDVIYAMTGQLDNYNTKPFKVHTTNAPILFADYDLGRDGYAYYDKISADYHIDNGGDWMIWNNGKFYRNDGVDITTYNQQPIVSWTEEEEWMQYTFNVSKKGKYTLEIQSSATDNEGILQLIINDKVVVENILLPKTGDFEKYTTTSIKKVILPSGTVKVKFKIIKGNVNLLDFKFNK; encoded by the coding sequence ATGATTAAAATTTTACAATTACTTACTTTTTGCTTACTGCTATCAGTAAGTGCTTTTTCACAAGGTTTTTTACGTACTGATGGTACAAAGATTATAAATGATGATGGAGAATATATTCTTAGAGGAATTGGTACGGGAAACTGGCTTATCCAAGAAGGATACATGATGCAATCTACCAGTGCAGGAGTAAATACTCACACCCAGTTTCATGATAAATTAGTAGAAACTATGGGACAGGAAAATACAGATAAATTCTACGATACTTGGATTGAAAACCATTTTAGAAAAACTGATTTGGACTCAATGAAAACTTGGGGATTTAATTCTGTACGTGTTGCCTTACATTACAAATGGTTTACTTTACCTATTGAAGAGGAAGATACCTTAGCGAATGGTGAATTGACAAATACTTGGATAAATAAGGGTTTTGAAGTAACAGATAGTCTATTATCATGGTGTGCTCAAAATGAAATGTACCTTATTTTAGATATGCACGGTGCACCTGGCGGACAAGGAAAAGATGCCAATATTTCTGATTACGATACTGATTTACCGTCTCTTTGGGAAAGTGAAAACAACAAAAAGAAGTTAGAAAACTTATGGATAAAACTTGCTGATAGGTACAAAGATTCTCCATGGATTGCTGGTTACGATTTATTTAACGAACCGAACTGGGCATTTACAGACAAGTCCTCACCAAATGGTTGTGGTTGTGAAAATAACGATCCGATTTGGGAGCTACATGAGCGTTTAATAAATGCGGTAAGAACGGTGGATAAAAACCATATTGTGTTTATTTCTGGCAATTGCTGGGGTAACAATTACGAGTCTCTAAGTAAACATTCGTTAAAAGATGCTGACGATAATATGGTCATCACTTTCCATAAATATTGGAACAACAACAATAGTGATGTTCTAAATGGATGGTTAAAAATGAGAGAAGAATATGGCTTACCGCTTTGGATGAGCGAAAGTGGAGAAAATTCTAATACATGGTTTTCTGATAGTATAATGCTGTATGAAAAAAATAAAATTGGATGGTCTTGGTGGCCTGTAAAAAAGAGCCGAACAAACAACATCTTAAAAGTAGTAACTCCTGCATCTTATTCTGCTTTAATTACATCTTGGGAAAACAAAGCACCTTTGTCTAAAGAAGAGACTTTTGCAGCCGTAATGGATTATGCGGAATCTCATAAAACAGAGAATTGTGTAATAGCTCCTGACGTTATTTATGCAATGACGGGGCAATTAGATAACTACAATACTAAACCTTTTAAAGTACATACTACCAATGCTCCTATTCTTTTTGCAGATTACGATTTAGGTAGAGATGGTTATGCTTATTATGATAAAATTTCTGCTGATTATCACATTGATAATGGTGGCGATTGGATGATTTGGAACAATGGTAAATTCTACCGCAATGATGGTGTTGATATCACAACGTATAATCAGCAACCTATTGTTAGTTGGACGGAAGAGGAAGAATGGATGCAATACACTTTTAATGTTTCAAAAAAAGGAAAATATACGTTAGAAATTCAATCTTCTGCTACAGACAATGAGGGGATCCTTCAACTTATAATCAATGATAAAGTTGTTGTAGAAAATATCCTATTACCAAAAACTGGTGATTTTGAAAAGTACACAACTACATCAATTAAAAAAGTAATTTTACCTAGTGGTACAGTGAAAGTAAAGTTTAAAATCATAAAAGGCAATGTGAACCTTCTAGATTTTAAATTCAATAAATAA
- a CDS encoding Gfo/Idh/MocA family protein codes for MNTIKLGIIGAGYRGSIHLENCLQREDISIEIVIEPSLVNQQKAIALFQKYNKKLPTFYNSDYTLLFKDIILDAVIISVPWDVFPEVAKYVLQFPIYVGIEAASAQNMELLFDLKTTQEKSGATCMILENTCFHRDVMAVQNMIDQGLFGELIHCRGGYEHDLRSIKFDKNMNYGNGVEGEASWRTHHSTFRNGDLYPTHGIGPIASLLKINKGNRFTSIVSHATKAVGLKSYVEQNKGVNHPNATNKYTLGDVVTSTLTTANGETIVLTHNTNLPRPYSLGFRVQGTKGIWIQEHGNHLHLQDKCVADEWIEKPYQVFNAFDATCWKKGQYKAAKTARHQMDYFVLDEFISATVEKRKPKYDLYDMLTWLAISPLSELSINQNNKTIPFPDFTDGNWKQDEQKMTTVTSNK; via the coding sequence ATGAATACAATAAAATTAGGAATAATAGGAGCCGGTTATAGAGGTAGTATTCACTTAGAAAATTGCTTACAAAGAGAAGATATATCTATTGAAATAGTTATTGAACCCTCTTTAGTAAATCAGCAAAAAGCAATTGCTTTATTTCAAAAATACAATAAAAAGCTACCTACTTTTTATAATAGTGATTATACATTATTGTTTAAAGATATAATTCTTGATGCTGTAATTATTTCTGTTCCTTGGGATGTATTCCCTGAGGTAGCTAAATATGTTCTTCAATTTCCTATTTATGTTGGAATAGAAGCGGCAAGTGCTCAAAACATGGAGTTATTATTTGATTTGAAAACAACACAAGAGAAAAGTGGAGCCACTTGTATGATTTTAGAAAATACGTGTTTTCATAGAGATGTAATGGCTGTTCAGAACATGATTGACCAAGGGCTTTTTGGGGAACTTATACATTGTAGAGGCGGATACGAACATGATCTTAGGTCGATTAAGTTTGATAAAAACATGAACTATGGAAATGGAGTTGAAGGAGAGGCATCGTGGAGAACACATCACTCTACTTTTAGAAATGGAGATTTGTACCCTACCCATGGTATTGGTCCTATAGCTTCGTTATTAAAAATTAATAAGGGAAATCGATTTACTTCTATTGTGTCGCATGCTACAAAAGCAGTAGGACTTAAAAGTTATGTTGAGCAAAACAAAGGTGTAAACCATCCTAATGCAACAAACAAATATACGCTAGGTGATGTGGTAACGAGTACATTAACCACTGCAAATGGAGAAACAATTGTACTCACTCATAATACAAATTTACCTCGTCCTTATTCACTAGGTTTTAGAGTGCAAGGAACAAAGGGAATTTGGATTCAAGAGCATGGTAATCACCTTCACTTGCAAGATAAATGCGTGGCAGATGAGTGGATAGAGAAGCCATATCAAGTATTTAATGCTTTTGATGCTACATGCTGGAAAAAAGGACAGTATAAAGCAGCAAAAACGGCGAGACATCAAATGGATTATTTTGTCTTGGATGAATTTATTTCAGCAACAGTAGAAAAAAGAAAACCAAAATACGATCTTTATGATATGTTGACTTGGTTAGCAATTTCTCCGTTATCAGAATTATCTATCAACCAAAATAATAAAACAATTCCTTTTCCTGATTTTACAGATGGAAATTGGAAACAAGATGAACAAAAGATGACGACAGTAACTTCTAATAAATAA
- a CDS encoding Gfo/Idh/MocA family protein has product MNTKRRDFLKTAAIASAGTIVAPGMGFAKSKNEKVKLAFIGTGARGIWHLNNALLREDTEVVAICDTDDNAIKNALKYVEKHGKKKPQIFGKNELDYRNMLDLKEVQGVIISTPWVWHTPMSVDSMKAGKFTGVEVSAAMTLQECWDLVNVHEETGSHLMILENVCYRRDVMAVLQMVREGLFGESMHARCGYQHDLRNVKFNNGVDIYGGGVEFGEKGASEAKWRTHHSLHKNGDLYPTHGAGPVATYMDINRGNKFDTISSFATKARGLNEYIIEKGGKDHPNANLPWKLGDIVTSTISTANGETIIVTHDTNLPRPYSLGFRFQGTKGLWEHEDGYSAKHGNLMYIDGQTKPHQWDDAKQWLDKYDHPLWAKYGETATGAGHGGMDFFVMHDFVNSIKHNIAPPLDAYDAAAWSAITPLSERSIEEGGAVQHFPDFTRGKWFKREPIFGKNEVYL; this is encoded by the coding sequence ATGAATACTAAACGAAGAGATTTTCTGAAAACAGCAGCAATTGCAAGTGCGGGTACTATTGTAGCTCCGGGAATGGGGTTTGCTAAATCTAAAAACGAAAAAGTTAAACTTGCCTTTATTGGTACTGGAGCTAGAGGAATATGGCATTTAAATAACGCTTTATTAAGAGAGGATACAGAAGTTGTTGCTATCTGTGACACAGACGATAATGCAATAAAAAATGCACTTAAATATGTTGAAAAGCATGGTAAAAAGAAGCCGCAAATTTTTGGTAAAAACGAACTAGATTACAGAAATATGCTTGACCTTAAAGAGGTGCAAGGTGTAATTATTTCGACTCCATGGGTTTGGCATACACCTATGTCTGTAGATAGTATGAAAGCTGGTAAATTTACTGGGGTAGAAGTTTCTGCAGCAATGACATTACAAGAATGTTGGGATTTAGTAAATGTGCATGAAGAAACAGGGTCGCATTTAATGATTCTTGAAAATGTATGTTACCGCCGTGATGTAATGGCTGTTTTACAGATGGTGAGAGAAGGGTTGTTTGGAGAATCAATGCATGCTAGATGTGGCTACCAACATGATCTTCGTAATGTGAAGTTTAATAATGGTGTAGATATTTATGGTGGCGGTGTCGAATTTGGAGAGAAAGGAGCATCAGAAGCTAAATGGAGAACGCATCATTCATTACATAAAAATGGAGATTTATACCCAACGCACGGAGCGGGCCCTGTAGCAACATATATGGACATTAACCGAGGTAATAAATTTGATACAATTTCGTCTTTTGCTACTAAAGCAAGGGGACTAAATGAATATATAATTGAGAAAGGAGGGAAAGACCACCCGAATGCGAACTTACCTTGGAAACTAGGTGATATTGTTACATCTACAATTTCTACTGCCAACGGAGAAACAATTATAGTAACACATGATACCAACCTACCAAGGCCGTACTCTTTAGGTTTTAGATTCCAAGGCACTAAAGGTTTATGGGAACATGAAGATGGTTACAGTGCAAAACACGGTAACTTAATGTATATAGATGGCCAAACTAAACCACACCAATGGGATGATGCAAAACAATGGTTAGATAAGTACGATCATCCACTTTGGGCAAAATACGGAGAAACAGCTACAGGAGCAGGACATGGCGGAATGGATTTCTTTGTAATGCATGATTTTGTCAATTCTATAAAACACAATATTGCACCTCCATTAGATGCTTATGATGCAGCGGCTTGGTCGGCAATTACACCGCTATCAGAACGCTCTATAGAAGAGGGTGGAGCGGTACAACATTTCCCAGATTTTACAAGAGGCAAATGGTTTAAGCGTGAGCCAATTTTTGGTAAAAATGAAGTTTACTTATAA